The following are from one region of the Colius striatus isolate bColStr4 chromosome Z, bColStr4.1.hap1, whole genome shotgun sequence genome:
- the SYT4 gene encoding synaptotagmin-4, whose amino-acid sequence MAPITASRQQFDEIPTVVGIFSAFGLVFSVSLFAWICCQRKSSKSNKTPPYKFVHVLKGVDIYPENLNSKKKFGADDKSEAKNKSAVPKNSLHLDLEKRDLNGNFPKTTPKNQSSPDPENLSPNHFSERKKDSVSPDSLKSMASLSSEDKQDKLGTLFFSLEYNFEKKAFVVNIKEARGLPAMDEQSMTSDPYIKMTILPEKKHKVKTRVLRKTLDPAFDETFTFYGIPYSQIQDLTLHFMILSFDRFSRDDVIGEVLIPLAGTELSEGRLLMDREIIKRNVRKSSGRGELLISLCYQSTTNTLTVVVLKARHLPKSDVSGLSDPYVKVNLYHAKKRISKKKTHVKKCTPNAVFNELFVFDIPCEGLDDISIEFLVLDSDRGSRNEVIGRLTLGSSAEGTGGEHWKEICEYPRRQIAKWHMLCDG is encoded by the exons ATGGCTCCGATCACCGCCAGCCGCCAGCAGTTCG ATGAAATTCCTACAGTGGTTGGGATCTTTAGTGCATTTGGCCTTGTcttctctgtctccctgtttGCTTGGATCTGCTGCCAACGTAAATCTTCCAAATCCAATAAGACCCCTCCATACAAGTTTGTCCATGTTCTGAAGGGGGTCGATATTTACCCAGAGAATCTTAACAGTAAGAAGAAGTTTGGAGCAGATGACAAAAGTGAAGCAAAGAACAAATCAGCAGTGCCAAAGAATTCTCTCCATCTtgacctggagaagagagatcTAAATGGCAACTTCCCCAAAACAACCCCTAAAAACCAGAGCTCTCCAGATCCTGAAAATTTGTCTCCTAATCAtttttcagaaaggaagaaggattCAGTATCCCCTGATAGTTTAAAATCCATGGCTTCCCTGTCCTCTGAAGATAAACAAGATAAGCTAGgaactctctttttctccttagagtATAACTTTGAGAAAAAGGCATTTGTAGTGAACATCAAAGAAGCACGTGGGCTGCCAGCAATGGATGAACAATCAATGACTTCTGATCCCTATATCAAAATGACAATCCTGCCTGAGAAGAAGCACAAAGTGAAAACCAGAGTGCTGAGAAAAACCTTAGATCCAGCTTTTGATGAGACTTTCACGTTTTATGGGATCCCATATAGCCAAATTCAAGACTTAACACTCCACTTTATGATCTTGAGCTTTGACAGGTTTTCCAGAGATGATGTCATTGGAGAAGTGCTCATTCCCCTCGCAGGAACTGAACTGTCTGAAGGAAGGCTGCTAATGGACAGAGAGATCATCAAAAGAAATGTTAGG AAATCATCTGGGCGTGGAGAATTATTGATCTCTCTCTGTTATCAGTCTACAACAAACACTCTCACTGTGGTTGTCTTAAAAGCCAGACACCTACCTAAATCTGATGTGTCAGGATTATCAG ACCCCTATGTCAAAGTGAACCTGTACCATGCTAAGAAGAGaatttctaaaaagaaaacccatGTGAAGAAATGCACCCCAAATGCAGTGTTCAATGAATTGTTTGTTTTTGACATTCCTTGTGAGGGTCTTGATGATATCAGCATTGAATTTTTGGTTTTAGATTCAGATAGGGGGTCAAGGAATGAGGTCATTGGTCGGTTAACCTTGGGATCTTCAGCAGAAGGAACAGGTGGAGAGCATTGGAAAGAAATCTGTGAATATCCTAGGAGACAAATTGCCAAATGGCACATGTTGTGTGATGGTTAG